A genome region from Tenebrio molitor chromosome 4, icTenMoli1.1, whole genome shotgun sequence includes the following:
- the Pur-alpha gene encoding transcriptional activator protein Pur-alpha isoform X1, which yields MSDLGSGDEGSSSQKYHQGMEQGSSEYDPGQQGQVEQELATKMLQIQSKRFYLDVKQNRRGRFIKVAEIGADGRRSQIFLALSTAAEFRDHLSAFSDFYSSLGPPNPDNVPEDGKLKSEMMIKDNRRYYLDLKENSRGRFLRVSQTITRGGPRSQVAIPAQGMIEFRDALTDLLDEFSTDEHAYKPDLPEGRHMHVDNKNFYFDIGQNNRGVYMRISEVKTNFRTAITVPEKSWPRFRDILADYCDKIKQQPSTGGGGTGASNVGGGGISSDQPHPLVGNNTQQDTGTSLK from the exons ATGTCGGATTTAGGAAGCGGAGATGAGGGTTCAAGTTCGCAAA AATATCATCAAGGAATGGAACAGGGGAGCAGCGAATATGACCCAG GTCAACAGGGTCAGGTGGAACAAGAATTGGCcacaaaaatgttgcaaattcAAAGTAAACGATTTTATTTAGATGTTAAACAAAATCGAAGAGGAAGATTTATTAAAGTTGCCGAG atCGGAGCAGATGGCAGGCGTTCACAGATATTCCTGGCCCTTTCCACTGCTGCCGAATTTAGAGATCACCTCTCTGCCTTTAGTGACTTCTATTCCTCATTGG GACCTCCGAATCCAGACAACGTCCCCGAAGACGGCAAACTTAAAAGCGAGATGATGATCAAGGACAACCGACGCTATTACCTCGACCTGAAGGAGAACTCGCGGGGTCGTTTCCTCCGCGTCTCCCAGACGATAACCCGAGGGGGTCCCCGTTCGCAGGTGGCCATCCCGGCGCAGGGAATGATCGAGTTCCGCGACGCCCTCACCGACCTCCTCGACGAGTTCAGCACCGACGAGCACGCGTACAAACCGGACCTGCCCGAGGGCAGACACATGCACGTCGACAACAAGAATTTCTATTTCGACATAGGCCAGAACAATCGCGGTGTCTATATGCGTATCTCGGAGGTGAAGACGAACTTTCGTACGGCTATCACGGTCCCGGAGAAGAGCTGGCCTCGGTTCAGGGATATATTGGCCGATTACTGCGATAAGATCAAGCAACAGCCGTCGACGGGTGGCGGTGGCACGGGAGCCTCCAACGTCGGCGGCGGTGGGATCTCGTCCGACCAACCACATCCGCTG
- the Pur-alpha gene encoding transcriptional activator protein Pur-alpha isoform X3 — protein sequence MSDLGSGDEGSSSQSQQGQVEQELATKMLQIQSKRFYLDVKQNRRGRFIKVAEIGADGRRSQIFLALSTAAEFRDHLSAFSDFYSSLGPPNPDNVPEDGKLKSEMMIKDNRRYYLDLKENSRGRFLRVSQTITRGGPRSQVAIPAQGMIEFRDALTDLLDEFSTDEHAYKPDLPEGRHMHVDNKNFYFDIGQNNRGVYMRISEVKTNFRTAITVPEKSWPRFRDILADYCDKIKQQPSTGGGGTGASNVGGGGISSDQPHPLVGNNTQQDTGTSLK from the exons ATGTCGGATTTAGGAAGCGGAGATGAGGGTTCAAGTTCGCAAA GTCAACAGGGTCAGGTGGAACAAGAATTGGCcacaaaaatgttgcaaattcAAAGTAAACGATTTTATTTAGATGTTAAACAAAATCGAAGAGGAAGATTTATTAAAGTTGCCGAG atCGGAGCAGATGGCAGGCGTTCACAGATATTCCTGGCCCTTTCCACTGCTGCCGAATTTAGAGATCACCTCTCTGCCTTTAGTGACTTCTATTCCTCATTGG GACCTCCGAATCCAGACAACGTCCCCGAAGACGGCAAACTTAAAAGCGAGATGATGATCAAGGACAACCGACGCTATTACCTCGACCTGAAGGAGAACTCGCGGGGTCGTTTCCTCCGCGTCTCCCAGACGATAACCCGAGGGGGTCCCCGTTCGCAGGTGGCCATCCCGGCGCAGGGAATGATCGAGTTCCGCGACGCCCTCACCGACCTCCTCGACGAGTTCAGCACCGACGAGCACGCGTACAAACCGGACCTGCCCGAGGGCAGACACATGCACGTCGACAACAAGAATTTCTATTTCGACATAGGCCAGAACAATCGCGGTGTCTATATGCGTATCTCGGAGGTGAAGACGAACTTTCGTACGGCTATCACGGTCCCGGAGAAGAGCTGGCCTCGGTTCAGGGATATATTGGCCGATTACTGCGATAAGATCAAGCAACAGCCGTCGACGGGTGGCGGTGGCACGGGAGCCTCCAACGTCGGCGGCGGTGGGATCTCGTCCGACCAACCACATCCGCTG
- the Pur-alpha gene encoding transcriptional activator protein Pur-alpha isoform X2, with protein MWIFSLNMDPNVNYEWTHSRIQYWHDPSQQGQVEQELATKMLQIQSKRFYLDVKQNRRGRFIKVAEIGADGRRSQIFLALSTAAEFRDHLSAFSDFYSSLGPPNPDNVPEDGKLKSEMMIKDNRRYYLDLKENSRGRFLRVSQTITRGGPRSQVAIPAQGMIEFRDALTDLLDEFSTDEHAYKPDLPEGRHMHVDNKNFYFDIGQNNRGVYMRISEVKTNFRTAITVPEKSWPRFRDILADYCDKIKQQPSTGGGGTGASNVGGGGISSDQPHPLVGNNTQQDTGTSLK; from the exons ATGTGGATTTTCAGCCTTAATATGGATCCAAATGTGAATTACGAATGGACACACAGCAGAATTCAGTACTGGCATGATCCAA GTCAACAGGGTCAGGTGGAACAAGAATTGGCcacaaaaatgttgcaaattcAAAGTAAACGATTTTATTTAGATGTTAAACAAAATCGAAGAGGAAGATTTATTAAAGTTGCCGAG atCGGAGCAGATGGCAGGCGTTCACAGATATTCCTGGCCCTTTCCACTGCTGCCGAATTTAGAGATCACCTCTCTGCCTTTAGTGACTTCTATTCCTCATTGG GACCTCCGAATCCAGACAACGTCCCCGAAGACGGCAAACTTAAAAGCGAGATGATGATCAAGGACAACCGACGCTATTACCTCGACCTGAAGGAGAACTCGCGGGGTCGTTTCCTCCGCGTCTCCCAGACGATAACCCGAGGGGGTCCCCGTTCGCAGGTGGCCATCCCGGCGCAGGGAATGATCGAGTTCCGCGACGCCCTCACCGACCTCCTCGACGAGTTCAGCACCGACGAGCACGCGTACAAACCGGACCTGCCCGAGGGCAGACACATGCACGTCGACAACAAGAATTTCTATTTCGACATAGGCCAGAACAATCGCGGTGTCTATATGCGTATCTCGGAGGTGAAGACGAACTTTCGTACGGCTATCACGGTCCCGGAGAAGAGCTGGCCTCGGTTCAGGGATATATTGGCCGATTACTGCGATAAGATCAAGCAACAGCCGTCGACGGGTGGCGGTGGCACGGGAGCCTCCAACGTCGGCGGCGGTGGGATCTCGTCCGACCAACCACATCCGCTG